One genomic segment of Arthrobacter sp. JZ12 includes these proteins:
- the pdhA gene encoding pyruvate dehydrogenase (acetyl-transferring) E1 component subunit alpha has translation MGTPRLPAAEFDAEEQSDARHLPDFARDPSGMVQMLTADGELRQSDFGGFAPAEDELAALYRDMYLIRRFDQEATALQRQGELALWVPMRGQEAAQIGSGRAMLPQDYAFPTYREHGVAVTRGVAHSDLLKLFRGTTNGGWNPKDSNFHLYTLVLAAQCLHAVGYAMGMQRDQRAEEALPKAATMAYFGDGASSEGDVHESMVFAASFHAPVVFFCQNNHWAISVPTEVQSRVPLAHRAHGYGFPGIRVDGNDVLAVQAVTRWALERARNGGGPVLIEAFTYRMSAHTTADDPTKYRLAADEEQWVSRDPLTRVERRLRNSGVGEDFFESLEQEAVELAAGLRAAVLSMEAPGLEHRFATTYAEAHPLLQEELQAWKDYEAGFETQAGAH, from the coding sequence ATGGGAACACCGCGCCTTCCGGCCGCCGAGTTTGACGCCGAGGAGCAGTCCGATGCGCGCCATCTACCGGATTTCGCGCGGGATCCTTCCGGGATGGTGCAGATGCTCACGGCGGACGGTGAGCTCCGGCAGTCAGACTTCGGCGGGTTCGCTCCGGCGGAGGATGAGCTTGCCGCGCTCTACCGCGATATGTACCTGATCCGTCGGTTCGATCAGGAAGCAACAGCCCTCCAGCGGCAGGGGGAGTTGGCGCTCTGGGTGCCGATGCGTGGCCAGGAGGCAGCCCAAATCGGGTCCGGTAGAGCTATGCTCCCGCAGGACTATGCGTTTCCCACCTACCGGGAGCACGGCGTCGCGGTTACCCGCGGTGTGGCGCATTCGGATCTCCTGAAGCTTTTCAGGGGCACCACGAACGGAGGATGGAACCCCAAGGATTCCAACTTCCACCTCTACACGCTTGTCCTTGCGGCACAGTGCCTGCACGCGGTTGGGTACGCGATGGGCATGCAGCGGGACCAGCGCGCCGAGGAGGCCCTTCCCAAAGCCGCAACCATGGCGTACTTCGGTGACGGTGCCAGTTCGGAAGGCGACGTTCACGAGTCCATGGTGTTCGCGGCGTCGTTCCATGCGCCCGTTGTGTTCTTCTGTCAGAACAACCACTGGGCCATTTCGGTTCCAACGGAAGTCCAGTCGCGGGTTCCGCTGGCCCACCGTGCACACGGGTACGGCTTCCCCGGCATCCGCGTGGACGGTAATGACGTGCTCGCAGTCCAAGCGGTCACGCGGTGGGCCCTCGAACGGGCGCGGAATGGTGGCGGGCCGGTCCTCATCGAGGCCTTCACCTACAGGATGAGCGCGCACACAACGGCTGATGACCCCACCAAGTACCGGCTTGCCGCCGATGAGGAGCAGTGGGTGTCGCGCGATCCGTTGACGCGCGTGGAGCGGCGGTTGCGCAATTCAGGCGTTGGGGAGGACTTTTTCGAGAGCCTGGAGCAGGAGGCAGTCGAGCTCGCGGCAGGTCTTCGCGCCGCCGTGCTTTCCATGGAAGCGCCAGGGCTCGAGCACCGCTTCGCGACCACGTACGCGGAAGCGCACCCGCTCCTTCAGGAGGAGCTACAGGCCTGGAAGGACTACGAGGCAGGTTTCGAGACGCAGGCAGGGGCGCACTAA
- a CDS encoding alpha-ketoacid dehydrogenase subunit beta, protein MAVMTIAKAINEGLRAALNAHPTALLMGEDIGDLGGVYRVTEGLKAEFGADRVVDTPLAESGIIGTAIGLALRGYRPICEIQFDGFVFPAFNQITTQLAKIHARSDGLLTAPVVIRIPYGGGIGSVEHHSESPEALFAHTAGLRIITPSNPHDAYWMIQQAVTCADPVIVFEPKRRYWLKGEVDDAAVPSSPFQAEVLREGSDATIVAYGPLVPVALAAANAAADDGASVEVIDLRSISPIDFDTVTRSVVKTGRLIVAHEAPTFGGIGGEIASRVTERAFLSLEAPVARVGGFHLPYPTARTEEHYLPDIDRILHSLDTVLAY, encoded by the coding sequence ATGGCCGTCATGACCATTGCCAAGGCAATCAACGAAGGCCTGCGGGCCGCCCTCAATGCCCACCCCACCGCGCTGCTCATGGGTGAGGACATCGGCGACCTCGGCGGTGTCTACCGCGTCACGGAAGGGCTGAAGGCAGAGTTCGGGGCGGACCGTGTCGTTGACACGCCGCTTGCGGAATCGGGGATCATCGGGACGGCGATCGGCCTGGCCTTGCGCGGCTACCGCCCCATCTGCGAGATCCAGTTCGACGGGTTCGTCTTCCCGGCGTTCAACCAGATCACCACCCAGTTGGCCAAAATCCATGCACGCAGCGACGGACTCCTCACAGCGCCTGTTGTCATTCGCATCCCCTACGGCGGGGGAATCGGCAGCGTGGAGCACCATTCGGAGTCGCCTGAAGCGCTCTTCGCCCACACCGCCGGCCTGCGCATCATCACGCCGTCCAACCCCCACGACGCCTACTGGATGATCCAGCAGGCCGTCACGTGCGCCGATCCGGTCATCGTCTTTGAGCCGAAGCGCCGCTACTGGCTGAAGGGAGAGGTTGACGATGCAGCCGTTCCGTCGAGCCCCTTCCAGGCCGAAGTGCTGCGTGAGGGAAGCGACGCCACCATCGTGGCGTATGGTCCGCTGGTTCCGGTTGCGCTCGCTGCCGCCAATGCAGCGGCCGACGACGGCGCAAGCGTTGAAGTCATCGACCTGCGGTCCATTTCGCCCATCGATTTCGACACGGTCACCCGGTCGGTAGTGAAAACCGGGCGGCTGATTGTGGCGCACGAGGCTCCGACGTTCGGCGGAATCGGCGGCGAGATCGCCTCCCGCGTGACCGAGCGGGCTTTCCTGTCGCTGGAAGCGCCCGTGGCTCGCGTGGGCGGTTTCCATCTGCCTTATCCCACGGCGCGGACGGAGGAGCATTACCTTCCGGACATCGACCGCATCCTGCACTCCCTCGATACGGTGCTGGCCTACTAG
- a CDS encoding helix-turn-helix transcriptional regulator, translating into MLDGLSIELYRYAVGHPGWSRPEASEALGYTLREIDSAMEALVQRKLLSEQGDSSQGFVAVSPDVALADLVDADERAVQDLKARISARRRELSTLVPTYLEARKNVITSSSVETLEDPHLIHRVLIDYGRDVTEKVLIAQPGQGSTADVQEENIRKDLELLGQGVERKTLYDISTRDHVPTRKAVAAITAGGGKFGALPRVPLRMLIFDRKLALVARQLRHDDKAALVVRDPHLIHIFTQLFEFAWELSEPFLVDDQTASPLNSTQKAILKGLAAGYSDEVIARRLDINVRTCRRHIAGMLDALNAESRFQAGYKAHQAGWI; encoded by the coding sequence ATGCTCGACGGCTTATCCATTGAGCTATATCGCTACGCAGTGGGCCATCCAGGCTGGAGCAGGCCTGAAGCCTCGGAGGCGCTTGGGTACACCCTACGGGAGATCGACTCGGCGATGGAAGCGCTGGTTCAACGGAAGCTTCTCAGCGAACAGGGTGACTCCAGTCAGGGGTTTGTGGCGGTCTCGCCTGACGTTGCCCTCGCCGACCTGGTTGATGCCGACGAGCGGGCCGTGCAGGATCTGAAGGCCCGCATAAGTGCGCGGAGAAGGGAACTGTCAACTCTCGTTCCCACCTACCTGGAAGCGCGGAAGAACGTCATCACGAGTTCGTCTGTGGAGACCCTTGAGGATCCGCATCTCATCCACCGCGTATTGATAGATTACGGGCGGGACGTCACCGAGAAGGTTCTCATCGCCCAACCGGGACAAGGGTCGACGGCGGACGTTCAGGAAGAAAATATCCGCAAGGATCTGGAGTTGCTTGGCCAGGGCGTTGAGCGCAAGACGCTCTACGACATCAGCACGCGGGACCATGTGCCTACGCGGAAAGCGGTCGCTGCCATCACGGCAGGCGGAGGGAAGTTCGGCGCCCTGCCCCGCGTCCCCCTCCGTATGCTGATCTTCGACCGGAAGCTCGCCCTCGTGGCTCGGCAACTGAGGCATGATGACAAAGCAGCCCTGGTGGTGCGCGATCCCCATCTCATCCACATCTTCACCCAGCTATTCGAGTTCGCCTGGGAGCTGAGCGAGCCGTTCCTGGTGGACGACCAAACAGCATCGCCGTTGAACAGCACGCAGAAGGCCATCCTGAAGGGCCTCGCAGCAGGTTATTCCGATGAGGTGATTGCCCGGCGGCTGGATATCAACGTCCGCACGTGCAGGCGGCACATTGCCGGGATGCTTGATGCGCTCAACGCTGAAAGCCGGTTCCAGGCCGGTTACAAGGCTCATCAGGCCGGCTGGATATAG
- a CDS encoding lantibiotic dehydratase C-terminal domain-containing protein, protein MSQLAAVRTASRTASGTQWWHLSTQAGGFDVADGIIGDLVTPLVAQARVLRADRWFYTRSVEPTAVQVRLHILAEPATIDRLQAVHRVLLKRNECSLASLQSRQSVSTPATNGYYLRGVEEADPQLEAELFKYGGVEGLQLAEEVFELSSELAAWGTQRFAKMHNRSAFASLLLFDSARSMVKGPRSASWPDRRRISWDYYWDSHLKTCTPDLGTRGQAVREAMANQVSAKAPAFQGLMAATAAESAVHNWRRRWFRAIDTYLYRADKARVSRSAQHLTVHQAHMTLNRLGFTSREEAVLGLYARTWSAERERELFNRN, encoded by the coding sequence ATGAGTCAGCTGGCTGCAGTTCGAACCGCCTCACGAACAGCAAGCGGCACTCAATGGTGGCATCTCTCCACTCAAGCAGGCGGCTTCGATGTAGCGGACGGCATCATCGGAGACCTGGTTACCCCGCTGGTGGCGCAGGCCCGCGTACTGCGAGCCGACCGATGGTTCTACACGCGAAGTGTGGAACCGACTGCGGTTCAGGTGCGTCTGCACATCCTCGCCGAACCCGCCACCATCGATCGCCTGCAGGCAGTCCATCGGGTATTGCTGAAGCGGAACGAGTGCTCCCTCGCTTCCTTGCAGTCCAGACAGTCCGTATCAACCCCGGCAACGAACGGCTATTACCTGCGTGGGGTAGAGGAAGCTGATCCCCAGCTTGAGGCCGAACTTTTCAAGTACGGTGGCGTCGAAGGGCTGCAGTTGGCAGAGGAAGTATTTGAGCTTTCCTCCGAACTTGCTGCCTGGGGCACCCAACGCTTCGCGAAAATGCATAACCGCTCGGCGTTTGCCTCACTCCTTCTCTTTGACTCCGCCCGCAGCATGGTGAAGGGACCCCGCTCCGCCAGCTGGCCGGACCGCCGGCGGATCTCCTGGGACTATTACTGGGATAGCCATCTCAAGACCTGCACCCCAGACCTTGGAACCAGGGGTCAGGCAGTCCGGGAGGCGATGGCCAACCAGGTCAGCGCCAAGGCGCCGGCTTTCCAGGGCCTCATGGCTGCGACGGCTGCCGAATCCGCGGTTCACAACTGGCGCAGGCGCTGGTTCCGTGCAATCGATACTTACCTCTACCGGGCAGACAAAGCCCGCGTGAGCCGCAGCGCCCAGCATCTGACGGTGCACCAGGCACACATGACCTTGAACCGACTCGGGTTTACTTCCCGCGAGGAAGCAGTACTGGGGCTTTATGCCCGGACTTGGAGCGCTGAACGCGAGCGGGAATTGTTCAACCGGAATTGA
- a CDS encoding phage holin family protein: MLRFIVRVGINAVALWVASWLLPGIEIGSEAAVEASGNDAVGNVLSYSFVGLIFGLVNALVRPIVSLLSLPLTILTLGLFTIIINAAMLMLTSWLTSFTPIGFTVNDFFWTAILGAIIISLVSMVVGAVTGTKR; this comes from the coding sequence ATGCTTCGGTTCATTGTGAGGGTTGGAATCAATGCAGTTGCCCTGTGGGTTGCTTCCTGGCTGTTGCCGGGAATTGAGATCGGCTCGGAGGCCGCGGTGGAGGCTTCCGGCAATGACGCCGTGGGGAACGTGCTTTCCTACAGTTTTGTTGGCCTCATATTCGGCCTTGTCAACGCACTGGTCCGCCCGATCGTCTCGTTGCTTTCCCTTCCCCTCACCATCCTGACGCTGGGCCTCTTCACGATCATCATCAACGCGGCCATGCTGATGCTGACCTCCTGGCTCACGTCCTTCACTCCGATCGGCTTCACCGTGAACGACTTCTTCTGGACCGCGATCCTGGGCGCGATCATCATCAGCCTGGTTTCCATGGTTGTCGGAGCGGTCACAGGAACGAAGCGTTAG
- a CDS encoding histidinol-phosphate transaminase encodes MSAPDKPINIADETAGDIAGNEAVGIHPRSVLGRLPRYAAGKPPVVIEGLRSYKLSSNENPLPPLPAVLEAIGNQTAVNRYPDPLTTALRGELGAFLGVPPEDIVTGAGSLGALNQILAAFAGQNDYDAPDEVIYPWRSFEAYPICVGLAGAMGVQIPLLPDSAHDLDAMADAITERTRVILLCTPNNPTGPALTDDQVRGFLERVPSHVVVVLDEAYVEFVRKPGAVDGIQLYRDYPNLVVLRTFSKAHGLAGLRVGYSISQPALTQHLRVSATPFAVSQIAEHAAITSLRHIEEVRERVQAIVDERTRVVEALRGCGWEVPEAEGNFIWLELGDTTPEFAALADQQALSVRAFGVEGIRVSIGEPEANSRFIALCRAFVEEHGAPGTPKN; translated from the coding sequence ATGAGTGCACCGGACAAGCCCATCAACATTGCGGACGAAACTGCTGGGGACATTGCAGGCAACGAAGCCGTCGGCATCCACCCGCGCAGTGTCCTGGGACGCCTGCCGCGTTACGCCGCCGGGAAGCCGCCTGTAGTGATTGAGGGGCTTAGGAGCTACAAGCTCTCCTCTAACGAGAATCCGCTTCCCCCGCTGCCTGCAGTGCTTGAAGCAATCGGGAACCAGACTGCGGTCAACCGGTACCCTGACCCTCTCACCACAGCACTGCGAGGGGAGCTGGGCGCTTTCCTGGGCGTTCCTCCCGAGGACATTGTCACCGGGGCAGGTAGCCTGGGCGCCCTGAACCAGATCCTCGCTGCCTTCGCGGGGCAGAACGACTATGACGCGCCGGACGAAGTAATCTACCCTTGGCGCTCCTTCGAGGCGTACCCCATCTGCGTTGGACTGGCCGGCGCAATGGGCGTACAGATTCCGCTCTTGCCCGACTCTGCACACGATCTTGACGCAATGGCGGATGCGATCACTGAACGTACCCGCGTAATCCTCCTGTGCACGCCGAACAACCCGACCGGACCGGCCCTGACAGACGATCAGGTCCGCGGCTTCCTTGAGCGCGTTCCGTCTCATGTGGTGGTGGTGCTTGATGAGGCATATGTCGAATTCGTCCGGAAGCCCGGGGCGGTTGACGGGATTCAGCTCTATCGGGACTACCCCAACCTCGTGGTGCTGAGGACCTTTTCGAAGGCGCACGGACTTGCCGGCCTTCGGGTGGGTTATTCAATCTCACAGCCGGCACTTACCCAGCACCTCAGGGTCAGCGCCACTCCTTTTGCCGTCTCGCAGATCGCCGAACACGCGGCCATCACCTCGTTAAGGCACATCGAGGAGGTCCGGGAGCGGGTTCAGGCCATCGTCGACGAACGTACCCGGGTAGTCGAAGCGCTCCGCGGATGCGGCTGGGAGGTTCCGGAGGCCGAGGGGAACTTCATCTGGCTGGAACTCGGCGACACCACTCCTGAATTCGCCGCGCTCGCCGATCAGCAGGCGCTTTCGGTGCGCGCGTTCGGGGTGGAGGGCATCCGGGTCAGCATCGGAGAACCAGAGGCGAACTCACGCTTTATCGCGCTATGCAGGGCGTTCGTGGAGGAGCACGGGGCCCCTGGAACCCCGAAGAACTAG
- a CDS encoding PLP-dependent aminotransferase family protein, giving the protein MTSQDELESTQLPAETEAALERAVESAHRHELLFSERAANIKQSAVRDVFDISIRPGLVSLAGGSPYLKSLPLDDLGRTAERIIAEHGLEALQYGGGQGMERLRQQICDVMAAEGILDADPADVVVTTGSQSAQDVAAKVFCDPGDVVLCEDPTYVGALNTFEAYQVDVQAIEMDEEGLDPHRLEQRIKQLLSEGRRIKLLYTIPSFNNPSGITMAAERRQRIVEICRENNILIVEDNPYGLLRFDGNPLPPMRAGHPDDVLYLGSFSKIFAPGVRLGWALVPRHLHRRFYLACEAVVLCPSPLTQMLVSAYLAEYDWQGHLVKTRELYSERCASMLSALGQHLPDGASWTRPDGGFFVWVTLPQGVDTYPLLYQAIDAGVVFIPGAAFTPSDEPSNKLRLAFSAVSPEEIEEGIRRLAPILRAAIEERSSRN; this is encoded by the coding sequence GTGACTTCTCAGGACGAACTGGAATCGACACAGCTCCCCGCGGAAACTGAAGCCGCCCTCGAACGCGCCGTAGAGTCAGCTCACCGGCACGAGCTGCTGTTTTCGGAGCGCGCAGCCAATATCAAGCAGTCGGCAGTGCGGGACGTCTTCGACATCTCCATTCGTCCGGGGCTCGTCTCGCTCGCAGGTGGCAGCCCCTACTTGAAGTCGCTACCCCTTGATGACCTGGGGCGTACAGCCGAGCGCATCATTGCCGAGCACGGCCTCGAGGCCCTGCAATATGGCGGCGGGCAAGGCATGGAGCGGCTGCGCCAGCAGATCTGCGACGTAATGGCCGCCGAAGGGATCCTCGACGCCGACCCGGCCGACGTCGTCGTAACCACCGGTTCCCAGTCAGCACAGGACGTTGCGGCGAAAGTGTTCTGCGACCCCGGCGACGTGGTCCTCTGTGAAGACCCCACCTACGTGGGGGCGCTGAACACCTTCGAGGCCTACCAGGTCGACGTGCAGGCAATCGAGATGGATGAGGAAGGCCTCGATCCGCACCGCCTGGAGCAACGCATCAAGCAGCTGCTGTCCGAGGGCCGCCGGATCAAACTGCTCTATACGATCCCGAGCTTCAACAACCCCAGCGGAATCACCATGGCTGCCGAGCGCCGGCAACGGATTGTGGAGATCTGCCGCGAGAACAACATCCTGATCGTCGAGGACAACCCCTACGGCCTCCTGCGGTTCGACGGCAACCCCCTGCCGCCCATGCGCGCCGGACACCCTGACGACGTCCTCTACCTCGGATCGTTCTCGAAGATCTTCGCTCCAGGCGTCCGCCTCGGATGGGCCCTCGTGCCGCGCCACCTCCACCGACGGTTCTACCTCGCCTGTGAGGCCGTGGTTCTTTGCCCGTCTCCGCTCACGCAGATGCTGGTCTCCGCCTACCTGGCCGAGTACGACTGGCAGGGCCACCTGGTCAAGACCCGTGAACTGTACAGCGAGCGCTGCGCGTCGATGCTCAGCGCCCTGGGACAGCACCTGCCCGACGGCGCGTCATGGACCCGCCCGGACGGCGGATTCTTTGTCTGGGTGACACTGCCGCAGGGAGTGGACACCTACCCTCTGCTCTACCAAGCGATCGACGCCGGCGTCGTCTTCATCCCCGGGGCGGCCTTTACCCCCTCGGATGAACCCTCCAACAAGCTGCGGCTTGCTTTCAGCGCAGTGTCGCCCGAGGAGATCGAGGAAGGCATCCGCCGGCTGGCCCCCATCCTGCGCGCCGCCATCGAGGAGCGCTCCTCCCGGAACTGA
- a CDS encoding dihydrolipoamide acetyltransferase family protein, which produces MTLNTFNLPDVGEGLTEAEIVRWQVQPGATVKVNDIIVEIETAKSLVELPSPYAGTVAELLVQEGETVEVGTPIISVSDNAADASGNTVDNPPSDDHIPGELVTPPPADASPSSAGESAPLVGTGPKADAARRRPRKDRGLRIPAVPSAATPTTTAPAPLAGKVAEVPAPGTPAPASGPARRALAKPPVRKAARDLGIDLADVPATGVSGEVTKQDLLSYQAQRDAEKDQAPGFWGSPARPQEERIERIPVKGVRKATARAMVESAFTAPHVSIFVDVDASRTMEFVKRLKTSRDFEGIRVSPLLILAKAVIWAAARNPSVNATWTDQEILVKHFMNLGIAAATPRGLMVPNIKDAQDLSLRELALALNELATRARAGKTQPAEMQGGTLTITNIGALGIDTGTPIINPGEVAIVAFGTIKQKPWVLDGEVIPRWITTLGGSFDHRVVDGDLSARFMADVASILEEPALLLD; this is translated from the coding sequence ATGACGCTGAACACCTTCAACCTTCCCGACGTCGGCGAGGGCCTTACCGAGGCCGAAATCGTTCGGTGGCAGGTCCAGCCGGGCGCCACGGTCAAGGTCAACGACATAATCGTGGAGATCGAAACCGCCAAGTCGCTGGTGGAACTGCCCTCGCCCTATGCGGGGACAGTCGCCGAACTGCTCGTCCAAGAGGGCGAGACCGTGGAGGTGGGAACACCCATCATTTCGGTGTCCGACAACGCCGCCGATGCCTCCGGAAATACTGTCGACAATCCGCCGTCGGACGATCACATCCCCGGAGAACTGGTGACCCCGCCGCCGGCGGACGCTTCGCCGTCGTCAGCTGGAGAGAGCGCACCGCTCGTGGGCACCGGCCCGAAAGCCGACGCCGCCCGGCGCCGTCCTCGCAAGGACCGCGGACTCCGCATCCCCGCCGTGCCCTCCGCCGCCACCCCAACGACGACGGCGCCCGCCCCGTTGGCTGGGAAAGTCGCCGAAGTGCCGGCCCCCGGCACCCCCGCGCCAGCGTCCGGGCCGGCACGACGCGCCCTGGCGAAGCCCCCGGTCCGCAAGGCCGCCCGTGACCTCGGCATTGACCTGGCGGACGTTCCGGCCACCGGCGTCTCCGGGGAGGTCACCAAGCAGGACCTCCTGAGCTACCAGGCACAGCGTGACGCGGAGAAGGACCAGGCCCCCGGTTTCTGGGGTTCGCCGGCCCGCCCGCAGGAGGAGCGGATCGAGCGCATCCCGGTGAAGGGTGTGCGCAAGGCTACCGCCCGCGCGATGGTCGAGAGCGCGTTCACGGCTCCACACGTCAGCATCTTCGTTGACGTGGATGCCTCGCGCACCATGGAGTTCGTGAAGCGCCTGAAGACGTCGCGGGACTTCGAGGGCATCCGGGTTTCGCCACTCCTGATTCTGGCCAAGGCGGTCATCTGGGCGGCGGCTCGCAACCCGTCGGTCAATGCCACGTGGACCGACCAGGAGATCCTGGTGAAGCACTTCATGAACCTGGGTATTGCCGCCGCTACGCCGCGGGGCCTCATGGTGCCGAACATCAAGGATGCCCAGGACCTTTCCCTGCGGGAGCTTGCTTTGGCGCTCAACGAGCTTGCAACGCGGGCCCGCGCCGGGAAGACGCAGCCCGCTGAGATGCAGGGCGGCACCCTGACCATCACCAATATCGGTGCATTGGGAATCGATACCGGAACGCCCATCATCAATCCGGGCGAAGTGGCGATCGTGGCGTTCGGCACGATCAAGCAGAAGCCGTGGGTGCTCGACGGCGAGGTCATTCCGCGCTGGATCACCACCCTTGGTGGGTCCTTCGACCACCGCGTGGTCGACGGCGACCTCAGTGCCCGCTTCATGGCTGATGTCGCCTCGATCCTTGAGGAGCCGGCACTCCTCCTGGACTGA